The proteins below are encoded in one region of Sphingobacterium sp. R2:
- a CDS encoding DUF4270 family protein — protein MIKDFKRRSIQFLLPLFTLAAFVGCNKDISLSLDSSRDETIGLVPIDTVSAKVSTYQLDDIPTSATGTMLVGKNTNAVTGSMKSTAYMRLGIGTISSASIPDDAVLDSVTLVLTPNKYSYGDTTQLQKISVHRVTEEITQTQIDLTKPVDERPVFVTSAAIFSKQKFAYENTPLAELTFKPRIQSADSLFFRFNSTISNELFTMIKNNDNRIQNSTSFQEYFKGLALVPDNSTALIGFKDTVFLQVHYSFLNNEGTKSVGKQYFSIDNKSYQYNQIEADRSATKFAPLTLANPQLSSEKTDGNVFLEGSTGVVAKIEFPTLLELVNNPSIAINKAELVIEVPNGSATIFDQPQSLVLMVASNNGNPISLLTSPYSTTTQQAALVRGDDFGSNGKYTFNLIEYLTKIKTTAYNNTSLYLSLPTSGLFSTGNRLILAKDNENDPKIKLNILYTKFQ, from the coding sequence ATGATTAAAGACTTTAAGAGACGTAGTATACAATTTTTACTTCCACTTTTTACATTGGCCGCTTTTGTTGGTTGTAATAAAGACATTTCGCTCTCATTGGATAGTTCGAGAGACGAAACAATCGGTTTAGTACCTATTGATACCGTTTCCGCCAAAGTTTCTACTTATCAATTGGACGACATTCCCACTTCCGCTACAGGGACAATGCTTGTTGGGAAAAATACCAATGCAGTTACAGGCAGCATGAAATCGACGGCTTATATGCGACTGGGGATTGGAACGATAAGCAGTGCTTCTATTCCTGATGATGCGGTATTGGATTCGGTCACTTTAGTATTAACACCAAATAAATACTCCTATGGGGATACAACGCAGTTACAAAAGATTTCGGTGCATCGTGTGACGGAAGAAATTACCCAAACACAGATTGATCTCACCAAACCTGTTGATGAGCGTCCTGTTTTTGTCACCTCAGCTGCAATATTCAGCAAACAAAAGTTTGCTTATGAAAATACGCCTTTGGCAGAACTCACTTTTAAACCGCGGATACAATCGGCAGACTCTTTATTTTTCAGATTTAACAGTACAATTAGCAATGAGCTGTTTACGATGATCAAAAATAATGACAACCGGATTCAGAACAGCACAAGTTTTCAAGAGTATTTTAAAGGCTTAGCCCTTGTACCAGACAACAGCACGGCGTTGATCGGATTTAAAGATACCGTATTTTTACAGGTTCACTATTCGTTCCTGAATAATGAAGGTACCAAGTCTGTTGGTAAACAATATTTCTCCATTGATAATAAATCTTATCAGTACAATCAAATTGAAGCAGATCGCTCTGCAACAAAATTTGCGCCGTTGACCTTAGCAAATCCCCAGCTTTCCAGTGAAAAGACCGATGGAAATGTATTTTTAGAGGGATCAACTGGTGTTGTAGCAAAAATTGAATTTCCAACGTTATTGGAATTGGTGAACAATCCGTCAATAGCAATTAATAAAGCTGAACTCGTTATAGAAGTCCCTAATGGATCTGCAACGATTTTCGACCAGCCCCAAAGTTTAGTCTTAATGGTGGCAAGCAATAATGGGAATCCGATTAGTTTGTTAACGTCACCTTATTCGACAACAACACAACAGGCAGCATTGGTACGCGGCGATGATTTTGGTTCCAATGGAAAATATACGTTCAATCTTATTGAATATTTAACAAAAATTAAAACAACAGCATACAATAATACTTCATTATATCTATCTTTACCAACATCGGGTTTGTTTTCAACTGGAAATAGATTAATATTGGCAAAAGATAATGAGAATGATCCAAAAATTAAATTAAACATCCTTTATACTAAATTTCAATAA
- a CDS encoding Kelch repeat-containing protein, whose protein sequence is MNKKNWLLVLLAFVFTVTTFSSCKKSDDSSTKSDEWFAKAAFKGPQTSSAASFLINNVAYVTTGLASNAGGKPFRVKDTYAYDAASDTWAEKAPFTGVERNGAIGFSIGNIGYVGGGNDGTNNLKDFYKFDPTADNGKGAWSSIAPLPIALSNAVAFTLNGAAYVGTGETVINGGTTNTNEFYKYDPAANTWQAISDAPFSAKRKAAFSFVVNNVAYVGGGISNGSYPKDFYKFDGSKWTKLNDLNRADDSYTYDLTRSNASAFAINGTPFVVGGYKNAVINSTWKYNISGDYWTNDNGAFAGSARQDAIGFAVGNNGYITTGLNGSSRFDDTWMFTPIY, encoded by the coding sequence ATGAACAAGAAAAATTGGCTACTCGTTTTATTAGCTTTTGTATTTACAGTTACAACTTTCTCTTCTTGTAAAAAAAGTGACGACAGCTCGACCAAATCAGACGAATGGTTTGCAAAAGCTGCTTTTAAAGGTCCACAAACTTCATCTGCTGCTAGCTTTTTGATAAATAATGTTGCATATGTCACTACTGGTCTAGCAAGTAATGCTGGTGGTAAACCTTTCCGTGTGAAAGACACGTATGCTTATGATGCAGCATCAGATACTTGGGCTGAAAAAGCACCTTTCACAGGTGTTGAGAGAAACGGTGCCATCGGTTTTTCCATTGGTAATATCGGTTATGTTGGTGGCGGAAATGACGGGACAAATAACCTAAAAGATTTCTACAAGTTTGACCCTACAGCTGATAACGGAAAAGGTGCTTGGTCAAGTATTGCTCCACTTCCTATTGCTTTATCAAATGCAGTAGCTTTTACCTTAAATGGTGCTGCTTATGTTGGAACAGGAGAAACTGTCATTAATGGCGGAACAACGAATACGAATGAGTTCTACAAATATGATCCAGCAGCTAACACATGGCAGGCAATCAGTGATGCTCCGTTTTCTGCAAAAAGAAAAGCGGCATTTTCTTTCGTTGTCAATAATGTAGCCTATGTAGGTGGTGGTATCTCTAACGGTTCTTACCCAAAAGATTTCTATAAATTTGATGGTAGCAAATGGACTAAATTGAACGATCTAAATAGAGCAGATGATTCATATACTTACGATTTGACTCGTTCAAATGCTTCTGCTTTCGCAATCAATGGTACTCCATTCGTTGTTGGCGGTTACAAAAATGCCGTAATCAACAGCACATGGAAATATAATATTTCTGGTGACTATTGGACAAATGATAACGGCGCATTTGCTGGTTCGGCACGTCAGGATGCAATTGGTTTCGCCGTAGGAAACAACGGTTACATCACTACAGGACTAAACGGTTCTTCTCGCTTTGATGATACATGGATGTTTACTCCGATTTATTAA
- a CDS encoding glutaminyl-peptide cyclotransferase yields MRKITYFMAIAALAFASCKSKKSSLEFASPGANQAVLKGAQVQLKLKFESVTMDSVAYFVDDKHVGSSTDTTAITVDTKDMAYGTRNISALVYNAGKPDSVSSTFYVVPASAKNYGFEIVNKYPHDTTAFTQGLQFADGILYESNGRYGESNLRKVDLKTGKVLKEIKFDEKTFAEGMTLVGNKLFMLTWQQGEGYVFDKNSFVKESSFKYENSKEGWGLTYDGQHLIKSDGSNKLYFLDATTGKELNAIGVYDEAGPVDELNELEYIDGKVYANVYQKDVIVIINPQTGAVEGRINLVGIYEHTSAYDNELNGIAYDEAGKRLFVTGKLWNTLYEIKTIEK; encoded by the coding sequence ATGAGAAAAATCACTTATTTTATGGCAATTGCAGCACTTGCTTTTGCTTCTTGTAAGTCAAAAAAATCCAGTTTGGAATTTGCATCTCCTGGAGCAAATCAAGCTGTTTTAAAAGGTGCTCAAGTGCAATTGAAACTAAAATTTGAATCAGTGACAATGGACTCTGTAGCTTATTTTGTAGACGATAAACACGTGGGCTCATCAACCGACACCACAGCGATTACAGTAGATACAAAAGACATGGCTTATGGTACACGGAATATTTCCGCTTTGGTGTATAACGCCGGAAAGCCTGATTCCGTTTCCAGTACCTTTTACGTTGTGCCCGCAAGTGCAAAAAACTATGGATTTGAGATAGTGAACAAATACCCGCACGATACTACAGCATTTACACAAGGTCTGCAGTTTGCAGATGGTATTCTCTATGAATCGAATGGGCGCTATGGCGAGTCTAACCTGAGAAAAGTTGATCTAAAAACAGGTAAAGTACTGAAAGAGATTAAATTTGATGAAAAGACATTTGCCGAAGGAATGACATTGGTTGGTAATAAGTTATTTATGTTGACTTGGCAACAAGGAGAAGGGTATGTCTTTGATAAAAACTCTTTTGTAAAAGAAAGCTCCTTTAAATATGAAAATAGTAAAGAAGGTTGGGGTCTAACCTACGATGGACAGCACTTGATTAAATCTGATGGCTCCAATAAGCTATACTTTTTAGATGCAACAACCGGTAAGGAGTTGAATGCTATCGGAGTTTACGACGAAGCTGGCCCAGTGGATGAACTTAACGAACTAGAGTATATAGACGGAAAAGTCTACGCAAATGTCTATCAGAAAGATGTTATTGTTATAATCAACCCACAAACCGGAGCCGTAGAGGGGCGGATTAATTTGGTGGGTATTTATGAGCATACGTCGGCTTACGATAATGAATTGAATGGCATCGCTTATGATGAGGCCGGCAAACGCCTGTTTGTTACAGGTAAGCTATGGAATACGTTGTACGAAATCAAAACCATTGAAAAATAA
- a CDS encoding YraN family protein, giving the protein MAKHLETGNWGEQMAMEYLIEKGYKIVLRNWRFKNLEVDLIVRDKDTLVFVEVKTRSGTDFGEPYEFVDVKKQRRLIRAAQAYILKTHYIGELRFDVVAITRTHKVALHYIKDAFWDS; this is encoded by the coding sequence ATGGCCAAGCATCTTGAAACGGGCAACTGGGGTGAACAAATGGCGATGGAATACCTCATAGAGAAAGGCTATAAAATAGTGTTAAGAAATTGGCGATTTAAGAATTTAGAGGTAGATTTGATCGTGAGGGACAAGGATACACTAGTATTTGTTGAAGTTAAAACACGGTCGGGAACTGATTTCGGCGAACCTTACGAATTTGTAGATGTAAAAAAGCAACGTCGACTGATTCGTGCTGCCCAGGCTTATATCCTTAAAACCCATTACATCGGTGAGCTTCGATTTGATGTTGTCGCCATAACGAGAACCCACAAAGTTGCACTCCATTATATCAAAGATGCGTTTTGGGATAGTTGA
- the dnaG gene encoding DNA primase → MIKQEVIDKVLETARIEEVVGDFVDLKKRGTSLIGNCPFHHEKTPSFHVSVSKGIYKCFGCGVGGDSLKFVMELEKFSYPEAIRYLADKYSIQIEEVERSPAQLAAQDKRESLYVLSAWAGKFFAEQLWKTEMGQVIGLNYFKERGYTEDIIKKFELGYSPEEWTALVDKAQVAGFHPDYLAASGLAIERDDKSLYDRFRGRVMFPIHNLTGRVIGFGGRTLKTDKKIAKYVNSPESEIYHKSDVLYGLNFAKKAIMEEDNCYLVEGYADVLSVHQAGVENVVSSSGTSLTTGQIKLISRFTKNVTILYDGDEAGIKASLRGTDMLLQEGLNVKVLLFPDGNDPDSYVQKFGAAAFKDYVKSNQQDFIFYKTNILLRDASNDPIKRAEVIRDVVESIALIPDEIKVSVFIRECSSLLDIEERILLAELNKIRLNRAKKADKDAARKTQAPPPNAGMPPMGMDGPPPDFFMTDDERGGVAPMESIEQPVQLTSEILQEREIVRILINYGDYLATWEGDGDIPIAGVLLGNISDIEFKDKAAAYILKVYREAAAKYEIPDAKQFYSNPDPSISDLAINSVASKYSLSENWNDDKRKIYVTQEYEHLKPLVVTAIYRIKKRKIETEMHHIREEMKHEKDEANLEVLIFKYQKLKEAERLLGGFLGNTIVK, encoded by the coding sequence TTGATAAAGCAGGAAGTTATTGACAAAGTACTGGAAACAGCACGGATAGAAGAGGTGGTGGGCGACTTCGTTGATTTAAAGAAACGGGGTACGTCTTTGATTGGAAATTGCCCTTTTCATCATGAAAAGACGCCTTCCTTTCACGTATCTGTTTCGAAGGGTATCTATAAGTGTTTTGGATGTGGTGTTGGTGGAGATTCCCTTAAATTTGTGATGGAACTGGAAAAGTTTTCTTATCCGGAAGCCATCCGTTATTTAGCCGATAAGTATTCGATTCAAATAGAAGAGGTTGAGCGTTCTCCTGCTCAGCTTGCAGCACAAGATAAAAGGGAAAGTCTATATGTACTGAGTGCGTGGGCCGGTAAGTTTTTTGCCGAGCAGCTCTGGAAAACTGAAATGGGGCAGGTCATTGGACTTAACTATTTTAAGGAGCGGGGCTACACTGAGGATATCATTAAGAAATTTGAATTGGGCTATTCGCCGGAGGAATGGACAGCATTGGTCGACAAAGCACAAGTAGCCGGTTTTCATCCAGATTATCTAGCAGCAAGTGGCCTGGCCATTGAACGTGACGACAAATCCTTATATGACCGCTTTCGTGGTCGGGTTATGTTTCCTATACATAACTTGACGGGCCGTGTCATTGGCTTCGGAGGGCGGACGCTAAAGACCGATAAAAAGATTGCCAAATATGTAAATTCTCCTGAAAGCGAAATCTACCATAAGTCCGATGTGCTGTATGGATTGAATTTTGCCAAAAAGGCAATTATGGAGGAGGACAACTGCTATTTGGTAGAGGGCTATGCTGACGTTCTTTCTGTGCATCAAGCTGGAGTAGAAAACGTTGTTTCCTCCTCTGGAACGTCATTGACAACCGGTCAGATCAAACTTATTTCGAGATTTACAAAGAATGTCACCATTCTTTATGATGGCGATGAAGCGGGTATTAAAGCTTCTTTGCGTGGTACGGACATGTTGCTCCAAGAAGGCTTAAACGTCAAAGTATTGCTTTTTCCTGATGGAAATGACCCCGATTCTTACGTGCAGAAGTTTGGTGCCGCTGCTTTTAAGGATTATGTCAAATCCAATCAGCAGGACTTCATTTTTTATAAAACGAATATACTGCTTCGCGATGCCAGCAACGATCCAATAAAAAGAGCAGAGGTTATTCGTGATGTGGTCGAAAGTATTGCATTGATTCCTGATGAGATCAAGGTCTCTGTTTTTATACGCGAGTGTAGCAGCTTATTGGATATCGAAGAGCGCATTTTATTGGCCGAGCTCAATAAGATAAGACTCAATAGAGCAAAGAAAGCAGATAAGGATGCCGCTCGCAAAACCCAGGCACCGCCACCAAATGCAGGTATGCCGCCCATGGGGATGGATGGCCCACCGCCTGATTTCTTCATGACCGACGACGAGCGGGGTGGAGTTGCCCCTATGGAGTCTATTGAGCAGCCGGTACAGCTGACGTCGGAAATTCTCCAGGAACGCGAAATTGTACGTATTTTAATCAACTATGGCGACTATCTAGCTACTTGGGAAGGCGATGGAGATATTCCTATAGCAGGCGTATTATTGGGAAATATAAGCGACATTGAGTTTAAAGACAAAGCAGCAGCCTATATTTTGAAAGTGTATCGAGAGGCTGCAGCAAAGTACGAGATTCCTGATGCTAAGCAGTTCTATTCCAACCCGGATCCGTCAATCTCGGATTTGGCAATTAATAGTGTCGCCAGTAAATATTCGCTCAGTGAAAATTGGAACGACGATAAGCGTAAAATTTATGTAACGCAAGAATATGAGCATTTAAAACCGCTTGTTGTTACGGCGATCTATCGAATTAAAAAACGTAAAATTGAAACCGAAATGCATCATATTCGTGAGGAGATGAAACACGAAAAAGATGAAGCAAATTTGGAAGTCCTTATTTTCAAATATCAGAAGCTAAAAGAAGCTGAAAGGTTGTTGGGCGGGTTTCTGGGAAATACTATTGTAAAGTGA
- a CDS encoding M3 family metallopeptidase, protein MKKRQLLPFFAIVATAFVGCEEKKVMTDNPLLLAYETPFNVPPFDKIKTEDFRPAFDEALKVHNLEIDTIVNNSDKATFQNTIVALENAGRLLNNVSTVFYNLNSANTNDSIQAIAKDLAPILSSHSDEISMNSKLFDRIKTVWSSRNTLGLDEQDNKLLEETYKSFVRSGANLKDADKEKMKKINAELSTLTTQFGQNLLAETNAYMLVVDSASQLEGLPESLKTAAAEEAIAKGKKDKWVFTLQNPSIMPFLQYSKNRELRKQLWEAYQLRGNQDNTNDNKAIIQKIVNLRLQKAKLLGYSSHAAYVLEESMAKNPANVYALLNKLWSPALAKAKGEEADIAKEIAAEGGDFAVAPYDWRYYTEIIRKKRFALDEDEIKPYLSLPAVREGAFGVANKLYGLTFVALNNVPTYHKDVEVYEVKDKDGSHLGLLYADFFPRESKRGGAWMTSYRSQSTEDGKRVAPVISIVCNFTKPVGKNPALLTFDEATTLFHEFGHALHGLLSNVRYRSMAGTSVPRDFVELPSQVMENWAADPEVLKTYAKHYKTKEAMPDSLIQKMEKAGTFDQGFATVEYLSAALLDMDYHAATKQISKDINGFEKAAMKKIGIIDAIIPRYRSTYFQHIFAGGYSAGYYAYIWSEVLDSDAFAAFKEKSLYDQVTADSFRKNILEKGGTDDPAKMYRTFRGADPDPKFLLKKRGLN, encoded by the coding sequence ATGAAGAAAAGACAACTTTTGCCCTTCTTTGCGATAGTGGCAACTGCATTTGTTGGTTGTGAGGAAAAAAAAGTGATGACAGATAATCCTCTTTTATTGGCTTATGAGACCCCATTTAATGTCCCTCCTTTTGACAAGATCAAAACAGAGGATTTTAGGCCAGCTTTTGATGAAGCTTTAAAAGTACACAATTTGGAAATTGACACAATAGTCAATAATTCGGATAAAGCAACATTTCAAAATACGATAGTTGCACTTGAAAATGCAGGTAGGTTGTTGAACAATGTATCTACTGTATTTTATAATCTAAATAGCGCCAATACAAATGACAGTATTCAGGCAATAGCAAAAGATCTAGCGCCTATTTTATCCAGTCATTCAGATGAAATCTCGATGAATAGTAAATTATTCGACCGTATTAAAACCGTATGGAGTAGTCGAAATACATTGGGACTTGATGAACAGGATAATAAGCTCCTGGAGGAAACTTATAAGAGCTTTGTACGTTCTGGAGCAAATCTTAAAGATGCCGATAAGGAAAAAATGAAAAAGATTAATGCTGAACTTTCAACATTAACAACCCAATTCGGACAGAATTTGCTTGCTGAAACAAATGCGTATATGCTCGTCGTTGATTCAGCTAGTCAATTGGAAGGATTGCCAGAGTCGTTGAAAACAGCGGCTGCAGAGGAGGCCATAGCAAAAGGTAAGAAGGACAAGTGGGTTTTCACTTTACAGAATCCTTCCATTATGCCTTTCCTACAATATTCAAAAAATCGCGAGTTGAGAAAGCAGCTTTGGGAAGCATATCAGCTTCGCGGAAATCAAGATAATACAAACGATAACAAAGCAATTATTCAAAAAATTGTCAACCTTCGTCTTCAGAAAGCAAAATTGTTAGGCTATTCATCCCATGCAGCCTATGTGCTGGAGGAGTCCATGGCCAAGAATCCAGCCAATGTATACGCGTTGTTAAATAAGTTATGGAGTCCAGCGTTGGCGAAAGCAAAAGGTGAGGAAGCAGATATTGCGAAAGAAATAGCCGCTGAAGGTGGGGATTTTGCAGTTGCACCTTACGATTGGAGATATTATACCGAGATTATTCGCAAAAAGCGTTTTGCCTTGGATGAGGATGAGATTAAACCATATTTAAGTTTGCCTGCCGTCCGTGAAGGCGCATTTGGTGTAGCTAATAAATTGTACGGTTTGACATTCGTAGCTTTAAACAATGTCCCAACGTATCATAAAGATGTGGAAGTATATGAAGTAAAAGATAAAGACGGTTCACATTTAGGTCTTCTATACGCTGATTTCTTTCCGCGCGAGTCTAAACGCGGTGGAGCTTGGATGACCTCTTATCGTAGCCAGTCAACAGAAGACGGAAAACGCGTCGCGCCAGTAATTTCTATCGTATGTAACTTTACAAAGCCAGTAGGAAAGAATCCAGCACTTTTAACATTTGATGAGGCTACTACGCTGTTTCACGAATTTGGGCATGCGTTACATGGGCTCCTCTCCAATGTGAGGTACAGATCGATGGCCGGGACTTCCGTACCACGTGATTTTGTTGAACTGCCTTCGCAGGTGATGGAAAATTGGGCAGCTGACCCAGAGGTGTTAAAAACATATGCTAAGCATTATAAAACCAAAGAAGCAATGCCAGATTCATTGATTCAGAAAATGGAAAAGGCCGGTACTTTTGATCAGGGATTTGCAACCGTTGAATATCTTTCTGCCGCGTTGTTAGATATGGATTACCATGCTGCGACCAAGCAGATTTCAAAAGACATCAATGGTTTTGAAAAAGCAGCAATGAAAAAAATAGGTATTATTGATGCGATTATCCCACGCTATAGAAGCACGTACTTTCAACACATCTTCGCAGGTGGATATTCAGCCGGTTACTATGCCTATATTTGGTCTGAAGTATTAGACTCGGATGCTTTTGCAGCTTTCAAGGAAAAATCATTGTACGATCAGGTAACAGCAGATTCTTTCCGCAAAAACATTCTTGAAAAAGGCGGTACAGATGACCCTGCCAAAATGTACCGCACGTTTAGGGGGGCGGATCCAGATCCAAAATTTCTATTGAAGAAGAGAGGTTTAAACTAA
- a CDS encoding DUF4407 domain-containing protein, whose amino-acid sequence MSDINRFFWRCAGVHQETLEKYPEEHSKYTAIGATIFFTGLFASLSGGYAMYFVFSGGAFDWLLALVFGIIWGLAIFNMDRYIVLSINKSKSGVMQLLQALPRILLAILIGLVISRPLELKIFDKEIRENLRVRFLADQRAKIDTLNSTFNKKYANEVSLLKAITVERDSLEASIKNDRTKLNYEIFGNKTTETSGVMGYGPYAKMKEEELKKKESYLDTLRNKITTQQNAIRQKQKFEGILDQKVLSNASLDSAVNVAGFADRNSALGNLRYDANGKVNESNANAVFFIALLFVFLECLPVIVKLLAGKDPYDNEVQNQRTIHDYESDTNVTVQKEAVDRLKDTYVDVSINKRMKEL is encoded by the coding sequence ATGAGCGATATTAACCGTTTCTTTTGGAGATGTGCCGGAGTGCATCAAGAAACTCTTGAAAAATATCCAGAAGAACATAGTAAGTACACAGCCATAGGTGCTACTATTTTTTTCACGGGATTATTTGCCAGCCTTTCTGGTGGCTATGCCATGTATTTTGTATTTAGTGGGGGAGCATTTGACTGGCTATTAGCCCTTGTATTTGGTATCATTTGGGGATTAGCGATATTTAATATGGATCGCTATATTGTCCTGAGTATAAATAAATCGAAAAGTGGCGTTATGCAACTGTTACAGGCTCTCCCTCGAATTCTATTGGCTATTTTGATTGGATTGGTAATCTCAAGGCCATTAGAGTTAAAAATCTTTGACAAAGAAATCCGGGAAAACCTCCGAGTACGGTTTCTCGCCGATCAACGCGCTAAAATCGACACGCTCAACAGTACTTTCAATAAGAAATATGCCAATGAGGTTTCGCTTTTAAAAGCGATTACGGTCGAACGGGATTCATTGGAAGCCAGTATTAAAAATGATCGTACAAAATTGAATTACGAGATATTCGGGAACAAAACAACTGAAACATCCGGTGTCATGGGATATGGCCCTTATGCCAAAATGAAAGAAGAAGAGCTGAAGAAAAAAGAGAGCTATTTGGACACTTTACGGAACAAGATAACGACCCAACAAAATGCAATACGTCAGAAACAGAAATTTGAAGGGATATTAGACCAAAAAGTCTTATCCAACGCTTCGCTGGACAGCGCTGTCAATGTCGCTGGTTTTGCAGACCGTAATTCTGCGCTGGGCAATCTAAGGTACGATGCCAATGGAAAGGTCAACGAATCTAATGCAAATGCTGTGTTTTTTATTGCGCTGCTTTTTGTCTTCCTCGAATGTCTTCCGGTAATCGTCAAGCTCTTGGCAGGAAAGGATCCTTATGACAACGAAGTCCAAAACCAAAGAACTATTCATGATTACGAATCAGACACCAATGTCACTGTTCAAAAAGAAGCTGTAGATCGTTTAAAGGATACCTATGTGGATGTTTCCATCAATAAACGGATGAAAGAGCTTTAG
- the rmuC gene encoding DNA recombination protein RmuC produces MEIVFFAGIVLLLVILIVLVLKRNNQATIGPGYSKEVETLKIELARSQQREQSLLEERSMLRNELEKERENLLIAERSLESTRSFYEAQLDKYQEQKNEIAEIKRQFNNEFQVIANKILEEKTQKFTETNHRSLGLILDPLKEKIKLFEEKVDKNYNQEAAERNSLKGVVLQLVEQSLKIKDEANSLTKALKGDTKKQGNWGEVILERVLERSGLMRDREFRLQVSLMDAEGRRMQPDAIIDLPEDKHLIVDSKVSLIAYERWVNAETDEDRAIFAKQHVQSVENHVKELSAKNYHELYGIESPEFVLLFMPIESALSMSVAEKPDLFSDAWDRKVVIVSPSTLLATLRTIASIWKQERQTRNVIEIAKEAGSLYDKFVSFLNDMEQVQNQLERALKSHEDATKKLSTGAGNVIGKVEKLKRLGAKANKQIDSKFLDGED; encoded by the coding sequence ATGGAAATAGTTTTCTTCGCAGGAATCGTCTTGTTGTTAGTCATTTTGATTGTCTTGGTGCTAAAAAGGAATAACCAAGCCACTATTGGGCCTGGATACAGTAAAGAAGTGGAAACACTGAAAATTGAACTCGCTAGATCCCAACAGCGGGAGCAAAGCTTGTTGGAAGAGCGTTCGATGCTAAGAAATGAACTGGAAAAGGAACGAGAAAATCTTTTGATTGCCGAACGTTCTTTAGAAAGTACACGTTCATTTTATGAAGCGCAGCTTGATAAATACCAAGAGCAAAAGAATGAAATCGCCGAAATCAAACGACAGTTCAATAATGAATTTCAGGTTATAGCCAATAAAATATTGGAAGAAAAGACACAGAAATTTACAGAAACTAACCATCGTTCACTGGGCTTGATCTTGGATCCATTGAAGGAAAAAATCAAATTGTTTGAAGAGAAAGTCGATAAAAATTACAATCAAGAGGCCGCGGAAAGAAATTCTTTAAAGGGAGTTGTCCTTCAGCTGGTCGAACAGAGTCTTAAAATTAAAGACGAAGCCAATAGCTTAACCAAGGCATTAAAAGGGGATACCAAAAAGCAGGGCAATTGGGGTGAGGTAATTTTAGAGCGGGTTTTGGAGCGTTCGGGACTTATGCGCGATCGCGAATTTAGATTACAGGTCTCTCTGATGGATGCCGAAGGAAGAAGAATGCAACCCGACGCGATTATCGACCTTCCTGAAGATAAACATCTGATTGTGGATTCAAAAGTTTCGCTGATTGCCTACGAACGTTGGGTCAATGCTGAGACGGACGAGGACCGCGCAATTTTCGCAAAACAACATGTACAGTCTGTGGAAAATCACGTGAAAGAACTTTCCGCAAAAAACTATCACGAGTTATATGGTATAGAATCGCCGGAATTTGTCCTGCTGTTTATGCCGATTGAATCTGCATTGAGTATGTCCGTCGCTGAAAAACCGGATCTATTCAGCGATGCTTGGGATCGTAAGGTTGTCATCGTTAGCCCTTCGACATTGTTGGCGACATTGCGTACTATCGCCAGTATCTGGAAACAGGAACGTCAGACCAGGAATGTAATTGAAATAGCGAAAGAAGCAGGGAGCCTCTACGATAAATTTGTGAGCTTTCTGAACGATATGGAACAGGTGCAAAATCAGTTGGAGCGCGCATTAAAAAGCCATGAAGATGCAACTAAAAAGCTCTCTACAGGCGCTGGGAACGTGATCGGAAAAGTGGAGAAATTAAAACGTTTAGGAGCCAAAGCAAATAAACAGATCGATTCCAAATTTTTAGATGGGGAAGATTAA